The stretch of DNA attgaaagaggAATCTATTCTGTTTAATGATCTTGACATACATTCCTTTCCCCGGTTTCCATAAATCCGCcataatattttgaaatatcATGATGTCCGACACTTTTCTGGTTAATAATCGACCGACAAGGCACCAACGATCATCAAACTCGAGTTCTTCCACCTCCTCCTCTTCACAAACAACCTCGTTATCCTCCTCGTCATCAAGacatatatttttctatttttgttccACATCCTTATTCACTCCACTGGATGAAGCCATTACAGACAAGATCAATCAACAACAAACAATCACACACAAAGAATTGAGAAGCACTCTAATGTAGAGAGACAACAAACATGTCAAGGGACATGACACCATTACAATTCCATGTTACTTGATTTGTACTATATCTAAGCATGAATATTATTACTTGTACCATCATGTACATATttgtttaagttagaatttatactatttttaattttttaatatatatatatacatgatatTAACGTAGAATCTTGTAAAATCTTTGTCGAGTAccaatacataaaaataagctAAACACATTTGGCTATACTATGTTGACCATCTAAAATTTAACTAcataaaaatagtaataataaccCTTCTCATacaaatagaatattttttttcacccTATTGAATTCGACTAATATATAAATgcttaaataacaaaaaaaaaaaaaaaaaaaaaaagtcattttCTGTTATGTTATTGCATAGCAACCGAATGAATGAAAGGACAAGATCAAAAGAAGGAATTCAAGGAATTATCTACCAGAGGAAATAaatattacatgacaattatATTGCACTCTTTCTTTCATCATGCCTCTGGTCATTCTGTTCTGTTATTTTTGTGGTTTTGGGTTACTTTTATAAAGATCAGCGTTGCCATTGTAGTAGTAGTAAGCACCACATTATAatcttgaaatttttatttatttcatttaccAATATTACAAGAGGAAATTACAAAACATAATATGAGAAAAAGCTCAAAGTGACCACACCTGCTATTGCTATATCTActgaaaacaaaaacaaaagcacAGGATCTAAAACAGAGTGATTACAAGAAAAAGACCCAGGAGAACACTAACAATTGTGAAGAGACCAAAAAATCAACCAGATATTTCAATGGATTTGACATCAGGTTTTTTGACCTCCTCTTTGGGGACTGTAACGGTAAGAACTCCATTCTCCATAGCAGCTTTGATCTGATCCATTTTTACATTCTCCGGAAGCCTGAACCTCCTCATGAACTTCCCGCTGCTCCGCTCCACCCTGTGCCACGTGTCGTTCTTATCTTCCTTCTCAACGTTCCTCTCTCCGCTGATGTGGAGGACTCGATCATCTTCGACCTCCACCTTcacctcttccttcttcaacCCCGGAACATCGGCTCTGAACACGTGGGCCTCCGGAGTCTCCTTCCAGTCCACTCGGGCATTGACAAAAGCGGAGTTTTCCTCAGATAGTTTTGGAAAAGATGAGTTAGATAAAGGGAAATCCTTGAATGGATCCCAAACGTCGAGAGAGAAAGGGTCGAAAACGTTGCTTCGTCGGCCACCAAAGAAACTTGGAATGAGCGACATGTTTTCCTTAAAGTACAGAGAAGAAGTAAAGATTAGATTAGATGAAAGTTGAGAGTGATTTGAAGATGTAATTAATAAGCAGCAGTAGAGTAGTGAATTGTTTTTTCTTGTGTATGAATTGGGGTGAGTGGGTTTTTTTATTAGTAGCGGTTGAAGATTCTGGTGAGTTCTCGTCTTAAGTCGTAACGGAAGGGAGAGAGTTAGACAATCATTCAGTCTTCCAAACCCTTCTCAGACCTTCTATTGGGTTTTTGTGCGTCTACCAAAATAAACTTAGCCCAAACGAAAGAATTGTGCTATTTTAGACCTTCTTtactgaaaaaaattattatttttgaatttgtattttacaaaactaattaattaaattatctattttattaaatgacaaaataaatttatatttttcaaaataataaaaaataagactctaaacttaatttttaaaatttttattttttaatataatcaagaCAATTTCTAATATGAATACTGAAAATGTAACAAATTTTACCATAACATCTctatatcaaaatattattaaattttacagatgatccaattaataacttttacaaaaaaataaaatcgaaaatgatatttattcaaaaaaatatatattttttcacatatttttgtttttgcctattttttttttatttactcagAACATTCTGTTCTCTTTCTCAACATTCTATTATTAGAAaactataattaaaataaagacaaaaatattattacctTCTCCCAGCCATCCAAtaccctttctttttcttttctcaacAATTTCTTACAAAAGGATTGTTTTgatacaatttttatttattttggtattcAAATGATCTTTCTagtctattttcttttttgataACAGTGGATGTTGTAGCTATTTATGATCAATTGTAAACTTTTAACaaactcaaaataattttatcatcGTAAAAATAAACATCAAATAATTACTTActcatcataaaaataaataaataaaatttgaaactattaaaaatattagatgGGCGAAATGAATGAAGTAAAGATGATTCAATCATTctttcaaccaaaaaaaaaagattcaaTCATAAACTAAACCTGGAAGTTGGAACTACTTAGAAAACAACATGAGGtttcaaacaaaaaaccaaaataattttggaaaaaaaaaaaccaaatataAACCAATATAACAAAAGTAGCATTTTATGAAATACAGTTGTAATGGCTAGATACCTGTAATTAGATTATTCTAGAATCTTGTACTAGcatattaatgaaaaaatttaatattttaatctacAGTTTTAAGCTACTTTTtgtcgcaaaaaaaaaaaatcttcatttcccaataaatttttaaatgtcaCTATAGTTAATATACTTCACTAGACTTATTGAAATTATGGATAGAATTTTGAACATCTCAAAGTTTTTGTTTATCGTCTAATTTCTTGAAGTAAAGAATAGTACTTTTTATCGTGCCAAACACCAAATTTTTTGAGAAAGTAGTTATGTTAGTTCTCACTTGATTTATACACCAAAATGATAGTTTGAGAGAGATTTactactaaaaattaatttggaGAATTAAGAGtaacaaaagaaaaacataataaTTGTTCTTTATATtactcaaaaaattatttttactctGAATCATCCATCAATGGGAAGAcataatagaaatataaaagAGGTTAAAATTTCATGTTGCAtcgaaaaaattaatttgtctgttaaaaaaaactaatttgaaTGTGTTtggttataaaaattatttggatattttatactttttataatttaaaaaaaatcactactacaaaaatgggtTTTCCCGACGCTTTTAAACAGTCGTTTAAAGTATTGTCGTCGGTTTCTATAACCGTCGCCTATTCGGCCGTCGTAAATTGGGCAAAATAGGCGACGGTTCAAAACCGTCGCTAATCTGGgattcccgacggtttaaaaccgtcgcctataactgggtataggcgacggttttaaaccgtgcctaatactataggcgacggttcttaaccgtcgcctatagtattAGGCACGGTTCTTAACCGTCGTCTATACCCagttataggcgacggttttaaaacGTGCCTTATATGCTGGTTtcgtttttgaatttttttagcgacggttTTTTTCGGTCGGTACATttgaaaaataggaaaaaaaaacaaattttctGCAATTTTTTTCCGtgcattaatttttaaattttgtaaaaatctgCATAGTGACAACAATTAAACTAACgtctaaatatatttaaaattttgtatagtCACAATAATTGAACTAACGCTAATTAATATCATctaaatatgtatatgtatacacACTGTCTAACACGGTAACTGTTGTCGCTCCGCTTCCGCTTTCACATAAT from Cannabis sativa cultivar Pink pepper isolate KNU-18-1 chromosome 2, ASM2916894v1, whole genome shotgun sequence encodes:
- the LOC133035049 gene encoding 18.5 kDa class I heat shock protein-like; translated protein: MSLIPSFFGGRRSNVFDPFSLDVWDPFKDFPLSNSSFPKLSEENSAFVNARVDWKETPEAHVFRADVPGLKKEEVKVEVEDDRVLHISGERNVEKEDKNDTWHRVERSSGKFMRRFRLPENVKMDQIKAAMENGVLTVTVPKEEVKKPDVKSIEISG